GCATGACTAGGAATTGAGCAAGAGCTGCATTGTAGCCAACAATAAAATAGAGAGATATATAATGCTAAACAATACTGTAACACAGCCAAGAAGGATGCAGAACGCATTATTATAACTATCGCACTAAGAACCCGGCGGCACTAAGACCCGGCGCTCTACTACAAGCCAAAGAGGGACGTCGCTTACGTCATCGCAGCTGATCCGTTACTCTGCCGAACAGCGTGCTGTGATTCGCCAGCGGAAGAGGAAGTCCCGCCCCCTTTTCGGTGGCTTGGTTGCCGGGCAACAGAACGCTGTCTTGGATCTTATCGTACCGGAGCGGCTGCAGGTAAAGTTTAGGGCACGGTGAGGTTTATCATGTATCGCGGCTGCTATCGTGATCACcgtcagggaaggggttaaacaatgatAATACGGTGTTAGACACTAGGCTGGGCTGCCATGGCAACCATTGTGTGGATACAGATAATGGAGACATTGTAGCAAACAAAGTCTATGTGTGATTTATGTAACAAATGCAGTGACCCGGGGCCTATGTCTCtccatgctgcaaaactacaactcccagaatgccctggCAGCTGCACGACACCTcggctgttggaaaactacgACTCCCACTATGCTCTGAGGGCTGCTGTCACCACGTGATAAAGGGTTAGTTATTTACACAGCTTGAAGAGGGTATAGGAGgctctcagggcatgatgggagttgtagttttgcaacaattggaGGACCTCAGGTTAGGGACCAGTGCTGTAAAGGGGGCACAAGTAACAGTCATaccagggccttaaaggggttatccaggattagaagaacatgactgttttcttctagaaacagcgccacccttgtttgtggtattgcagttcctctgaagtgaatgaagctgagatGTAATACCGCAAACAACCTGAGAACAAGGGTGGTgcaatttctggaagaaagcagccatgtttttttttttaatcctggataacccctctaaagggaacctgtcgtccCCTgtcccggggtgacaggctcccgaccccccgctagaaccccctatacttacctgatcgcgccgggtcctgcttcttgaGCCGGTCtggtgacagagatttcagcgcccgacgCGCGTGCTCCTCaaatgagtccgacgctcatagagaattaatggagcatcggactcaccattcattctctatgagcgtcggactcctctcaggagcgcgcgcaccgggcttcgggcgctgaagtCTCCGTCACcagaccggctcaggaagcgggacccggcgcaatcaggtaagtatagggggctctagcggggggtcgggagcctgtcaccctggcacgggggtgacaggtcctctttaacatctcaggtataggctgtgttcacaccaggttttttcagctctgtttagagtctaaaataacggacgttatttagctgtctggcctccccttattcTAGTttagttactaattgccctttggggtGCAGCTTAAtttaaagtccattgaatttattagtgaaaacggtgacaaaagaaaaactgtgtgtgaacaactaatataaaacgtcctctgtttgcaaaagacgtccgaaaataatgatcatgttcattactttgacgtccgcggtaaaaacgtccattattcaatgcattgtgcgcattaaacgtccgtcttcccattgacttcaatgcattgccattgcagtcagttaaatcgcagtaaaaactgacttttttttttaaatatcaaaatcgtccgccttttctttatttttgacgttgtgtgaacatagccatacacagaaCTACCAGTTGTAGGAAAAAGATCCAGTAAGAGCCACCAACCTATAATAAGACCTGTTATTATGACATACCGTGACAGCCGCCGCAGCAGAGTTAATTATATAAATGAAGGGGTTACAGAGGAGATGGACTCTTTCTAAGATGTCTTGTTGGCAGTATTGTAGGTATCTAAGAAACCGGCAGCTCTGGtgtcatcctcctccccccaggcAGCAAGTCCGCCCGGTCTGAGCAGTGCAGGGGCCGCACACACCAAGCTGGTTCCTATAGTCTATAAAGGAGTAAGTAGACAGGGGCCCTAGGTCAGGACCGGCCACAGTGTAGAATCTCTTGAGCTGAAGGACCCAGTGCTCATTGATTTAAATTAgaactgtgtaatactttgtttctccagtggtggtgctgcaggaaaCTAAAACATAAAcagagcaaaaaagaaaaaatcagcTCACCAGAAAAAAATGTCCTTAGTAAGTGTATAGCAACCCTCGGTGGAGCACGGATGAAAATGGGCCGACTCCCATCCAGGAACAATAGACCAAACCATGCAAAGATGCAAGAGATGAATCCAGCTCCAACCAGTGCAGTAAAATCCAAATTTTATTCACATgtagaaaaaatacataaatttaaAAATACATGGACGTCCATACATGGAAaaaaccgacgcgtttcagagtctaagctccttagtcatggctggCTCTCACTAAATGAATGCCACTATTTATATCCACAGGTAATGCTAGCACCTGGGGTTTGGTACCGCCCAGAATGGGTTGTAACCAAACCTCATTACCTCATATAGGTACCTATAATGTTATTACTATTatgatttgttttgttttttcattttcctaTATATGTTGTTATTGCACTCATGTCATACAACTAGCTTGGCTTTGTAATGAGGTTTGGTTACAACCCATTCTGGGCGGTACCAAACCCCAGGTGCTAGCATTACCTGTGGATATAAATAGTGGCATTCATTTAGTGAGAGccagccatgactaaggagcttagactctgaaacgcgtcggttttTTCCATGTATGGACGTCCATGTATTTttaaatttatgtattttttctacATGTGAATAAAATTTGGATTTTACTGCACTGGTTGGAGCTGGATTCATCTCTTGCATCTTTGCATGGTTAGGAAACTAAAACACTTGCTGCTGGCTCCTGTGATGTCTtagaccagtgatggctaaccttgactctccagctgttacaaaactacaattcccatcatgcctgaacaaccaaagatatgtgtttggctgcccaggcatgatgggagttgtagttttgcaacagccagagagtcaaggttagccatcactgtcttagaccaaggatggggaacgttgggccctccagctgttgcaaaactacaattcccatcatgcctggacagccaaagcgaagctttggctgtccaggcatgatgggaattgtagttttgcaacagctggagggcggaaggttccttATCCCTGTCTTAGGGCATCTCTTTGTAAGGAAGACACAAAGTCCTGAATGTCCTGCGTCTCGCCATAGCCGTGGTCTGCTAAAATTGAGAAATTAAAATGCAATTTATAAATCACTTTCTTTTTACCCCCACAGTAACCTCACCCTAATATTCGTAGAAATGTCCGACGCTGCAAAAGACAAGGCCGCTCGCCTGCTCAAGAAGAGAGGAAGTATTTCATCACTGAGTAGCCATGAAGTCAGACCCAGGGAAAACCTGAACAAACCGCGGGAGTCAAGAGAGTAAGTAGATCTAAAGGTTTATTGGAATGAAGTAGATACAGGGAATATCAGGGACGTATAGTTATGCCAACTATCAGACCTAAGGATTGCATGAGCCGATCACCTGCAGGTTCTTTGATAAACATCAAATAAAGATACCTATAACATTACAGTTTGATGAGAACGAATCATATCAATAGGAATGATCTTGAGCATGCTCTAGCCCGATCAATCAGTATttgaatactgatggctgaacaagttggatgcagccctagggagtccaggaaaacatagatgcaGCCTAGGGCCAATggttgtatccatgatttcccagactccttatggctgaatctaatggtgcgtttacacgtaacgataattggcccgatcgtacgattaacgatgtcggagttacgattattttttcataacgagcagcgtttagacagtacgatatatcatacggaaaattcgttgtgcgatcgttttgcaaacgcttaagcctatctcacacattggttaaatcggcgaacgactgttcacacggaacgatttgcgatttttttgcgaacgacaaacgacgatttgataacatgttgaaagatcaaaatgcgcgatgtatcgttcgtcgtatgatcgttcgctgcgtttacacgtacgattatcgttcgaattcgatcgttatcgcgcaaattcgtacaataatcgttatgtgtaaacgcagcataacttcatcaaatgccaaacagttgagctcatctctagatatcaaCCATAACTATTGCTTTTTGGTATATCTTTTGTCCATGAATGGTCCATGAATTTACatgaaatgtatttttattatttgcccATTGTCACTGATCACATGTAACCATTCAAAAATGGCTAATATGGGCTACAATGTTTATGGCTGGGTCCGCAATACCAttgttcatcggctgatcatcttCCTTCCATCTAGTGTGTATTTCCAGCTTTAGAAAAAAATACTCTTAACAAATGTCTTTCATTTTCCTTGCAGTTCTATGAGTACAGTGTCTTATATTGATGAACCAGGACATCATGATGACGTCACCCGTCCCGCAGTGCAGATGGAGAACACCTACCAGTTAGGTACTGGATGTCACTAGGGGATTGCTGACAAATAAATAACAACtacaatacaagaatataactactataatactgctcctatatacaagaatatgactactataatactgctcctatatacaagaatataatcaGGTGGGCTTTGTTCCTGGTCGTGAGGCTAGGGACAACACCCTACGTACCATCTCCTTAATAGCCCATGCTCATAAAACTAAGCTACCTGTGTGTCTGTTGTCGGTcgatgcggagaaggcctttgacagggtccaTTGGCAGTTTCTCTCGGCCTCCATGATACAAATAGGCCTAGGTGATACCTTCATTGACAAGGTCATGGCGCTGTATTCTCAACCATCTGCCAGAGTTAGGGTCAATGGGATTCTGTCGGAGGCCTTCCAGATCCACAACGGCACACGGCAAGGGTGCCCATTgtcacctctcctctatgtactgtctATGGAGCATCTTGCGGTGGCAATACGTAACAACCCCTACATTCGCGGCATTCAGGTGGGCGCGGAATGCCATAAAGCTGCACTTTATGCAGATGACCTGCTAGTCTATGTCACGTCCCCCCGTACATCCTTTCCTCCTCTCTTGAGGGAATTTGAGGTCTTTGGCAGATTGAGCAACTTTAAGGTTAATCTGTCAAAGACCGAGGGTCTCAATGTCTTTCTTCCTCATATGGTGATGCAGGACCTTCAGAGTGCTTTCACTTTTAAGTGGCAGTCTGAGAGCATAGTGTATCTGGGGATTCAGATCCCTTCCAGATTGGAGTTGCTCTTCCCCCTAAACTACCTGCCACTGCAGAGGAGGATTCTTGCTTCTTTGCATAGCAAATTTCTCACCTGGTTTGGTAGAATGAACGTCTTGAAGATGGACATTCTGCCGAGATTCTTGTATTTATTTCAGACGGTACCAATACATGTTCCAGCCAATTACTTTACGGTGCTTCACCGGGCGTTTACTAAATACATCTGGGCGGGAGCCAGACCCAGACTTAGTCGGAAGCTTCTCACAAAGCCTAAAGCACAGGGCGGGATGGGTCTGCCAGACTTAAAACTCTATCACGAAGCAGCAGCTCTGGCTAGACTTATTGATTGGGCTCGCCACCAAACGACTAAACGGTGGGTGGCTTTGGAAGCCGTGCTCGCTCCCGTCGCGTTGACATTGGCTCCGTGGTTAATAAAGGCGGATAGGGATTCGCTGCAGGGGTGGCCCTTCCTATCTAAGCACACGCTTGCTATTTGGGACAATTGGATCGTGCGGTCACAAATCTCATCACGGCCAGGCCCGATGACGCCCCTTTTCGAAAATCCAGCATTTCAGCCAGCTCTCACGGCCAATGCTTATCTGGTCTGGCAAAAAGACACATTGCCCAGGATCCATCAGATCCTTGTTGGCTCTAGACTGCCGTCCTTGACGTCCCTCTACTCAGACAGTTCCGCGGGGAGACTGCCCTGGCTCGAATATAACCAATTGTGCTCCTTCGTGGCCTCGCaggctctccctctcctcccacaCGAGGGAAAAAAGTTACAAGTTGTTgtccagatggtacagatgcccgACCATCATACATCGAATGTATCCTGAATCCTCCGATCGCTGCTGGCGATGTGGGGTGGCGGAGGGTACCCTCCTACATATTTGGTGGAGTTGTTCCAAGATCAAAGTGTTTTGGGAAGGAGTACTCAGAGTGTACGAGGCATATTCTGGCAAACGCGTAGATAACAATCCGAAGGCTATGCTCCTTTCAGTACTACCCGGTTCAATGTCACTACACAAGAAGGGCGTGCTGAGACACGTTCTTGCGGCTGCGAGAGCTGTGATACCGCGGCACTGGAAAACTGGTGTGACACCTGCTTTGCAGGAGTGGTTCACCGAAATGCAAGGAATTCAGAGGGCGGAGGAGTTCGTGGCCGAGGCACAGGGCAGATCGGAGGTATATCGTACGGTCTGGACTGCGTGGACTCTCTTTGTGGAAGCTCAGACTTTGTTAATCTTTTATAGAGGCACTATGGAACTGAGACGAGTCTGTGATTACACTGTTCTGTGTTCGCCGGGTCTTgtccctccccttccccctccccttccccctcccctcccccccccatccccccctctttctttctctttttcttctttcttcctcaTTCATTTCTCTTTATCTTTGCTTTTCTCCTCTCTTCTTGCCCTTGTTGTATTGCCTTTGTGCTCTTTGTACACTGGCTATATCCTAATGGCCTACCAAGGGCACTCTGCTTTTCCGTACTTATCTTTATAAAAATTATAGCACCTAAGGGTGCTTTGGTTTGCATATTTCTACAGTGCTGACGCGTAGCTATAGTGTGTTACATTATTCGTTTTACTCTGTTTCATATGTTATGGAACACATGATGTGCTATGTATCAAGGTTGTACTCTATGCCTTTGTAACGTACCTTATGTTCACTGATTTGAGTTGTCAAGTTTATTTGCTGGCTTTCTGCTAATAAATTCTGAGTaaacatatacaagaatataactactataataatgatgGGTGAGAGAGGTTCAGCCGGCACCAGCTGATGTCAGCACTTGAATGGAACCGGGGGCAAATAAATGCAGTAAACAGTCAGTGTAGGATAACCTAGTAAACCGGGGTGCTGGAGACTAAGGAGATGAATATGACTGTGCAATGGAGAaagaggaatccgcactcaccggtagGCAGAAAGAGTAGGTTTATTGATCCAAACACCAGAGGCagtggctgggagggggaaggtcttacgcaggtgagctccttacagcaacaattgtttctcgcctgctcggcgccgagcaggcgagaaacaattgttgctgtaaggagctcacctgcgtaagaccttccccctcccagccactGCCTCTGGTGTTTGGATCAATAAACCTACTCTTTCTGcttaccggtgagtgcggattcctctttctccattgcacagtcataactactataatactgctcttatatacaagaatataactactataatactgctcctatatacaagaatataactactataatactgctcctatatacaagaatatgactactataatattgctcctatatacaagaatataattactataagcacaagccattgagataGACAGTagaaaccagcggcactcaccgggttaatgcagtaATCGTGGTTTATTTACAAGATGTCCTCATACAGGCAACttcagggcagggagagacaggtccaAGGGTGCTGTGTACGGTGTACAGCACCCTTGGACCTGTCTCTCTCTGCCCTGAAGTTGCCTGTATGAGGACATCTTGTAAATAAACCACGATtactgcattaacccggtgagtgccgctggtttctACTGTCtatctcaatggcttgtgcttatTGAATGATCTGTTTTCCTATTCATGCTGAGCACCACCGTGATGCAGACACTGTACTGAGATCACTCAGTAAACAGACATCACAACGCTCCCTATCACGTAAGGTCACTTAACCTGGACATACAAACAATTTCAGAATACTACGGTTTGctgatatataactactataatactgctcctatatacaggaatatagctactataatactgctcctatatacaagaatataactactataatactgccccctatatacaagaatataactactataatactgctcctatatacaagaatataactactataatactgctcctatatacaggaatataactactataatactgctcctatatacaggaatataactactataatactgctcctatatacaggaatataactactataatactgctcctatatacaagaatataactactataatactgctcctatatacaagaatataactactataatactgctcctatatacaggaatataactactataatactgctcctatatacaggaatataactactataatactgctcctatatacaagaatataactactataatactgctcctatatacaagaatataactactataatactgctcctatatacaggaatataactactataatgctgctcctatatacaagaatataactactataatactgctcctatatacaggaatataactactataatactgctcctatatacaggaatataactactataatactgctcctatatacaagaatataactactataatactgcttctatatacaagaatataactactataatacagcctcctatatacaggaatataactactataatactgcttctatatacaagaatataactactatattactgccccctatatacaagaatataactactataatattgctcctatatacaagaatataactactataatactgctcctatatacaggaatatagctactataatactgctcctatattcaagaatataactactataatactgcttctatatacaagaatataactactatattactgccccctatatacaagaatataactactataatattgctcctatatacaagaatataactactataatactgctcctatgtacaagactataaatactataatactgctcctatatacaagaatataactattataatactgcccctatatacaagaatataactactataatactgctcctatatacaagaatataactactataatactgctcctatgtacaagactataaatactataatactgctcctatatacaagactataaatactataatactgccccctataggatcTGAACAGAATCGTCTTAAAAAGAACCTGTAATAATTTGAGCCATTCATAAACCAGACAGCTTCTTACCACCCAGTGGATATTAATTGATAAATCTCTTCCTTTTTGGGTATAGTGAGAAATCCATTAATCAACATCAGCTGGGTTAGAAGAAGCCACCAGTGATCACCCTTGTTGCCCCACTCCCAGCGGGGTTTTATAAATATGATTCCTTTGTCATACACTATTGTTATAAGTGAGCCTGTCCCCTGTGCAAGCAGCATCAAAGTGATGACCTGTTCTCTTGAATTCTCTGAAATCTTCTTCGCAGTAGTTATTTCCAGCAGGTTGTATATTATAATGGTTTGTGTTGCCTCTTAGGTCCGGCGCGACGTTTTCCCGTAGCCACAGTGAATAATATATTAAAAGACGTCCTGACCAGTTACCTGCAGGAGGAGAAGTACGAGGCCGAGCTCTGTAGACAAATGACCAAGACAATCTCTGAGGTAGGTAATGCAGTGGGCCCTCAGAGGCTGGAGGACTGTCTCATGTGGCTGCTGCTGACGGATCTTATTGATCTTATGAATGAATTTGATTAATATATCAATCCCTAATACTTGTTTATAGTCAGGGCTCGGAGGGTAAAAAATTTTAGGAGCAAACCAGCCCCGGAGCACGACAGGATATTAATGTGCTTATTATAGCTTCGAGATCCATTAACAGCAGTTTTTAGTGgtttagttttatatatatataaatagtttttttgcTTTTACAGCAATACTTTATATTCCTTATGTAGATGATTTTGGAGCcacgttaaaggggttctccagcgctacaaaaacatggccactttctttctgagacaacacgactcttatctccagttcaggtgcggtttgcaattaagctccattcacttcaatggaactgagcggcaaaaccccgcccaagctggagacaagagtggtgctgtctctggaagaaagtggccatgtttttgtagcgctggataacccctttaaaggggttggggcCCAGTCCCTGCTGCTCTCCACTTCCTGTGATTAGCTGGAATTGGCCGGTCAACCTATCATTAGTCGCAGAGGTGCCTTGCCTCAGCCAGGGATTGGCTAAATGAGCAGGTCCTGCAGGGTCACACAGGAAGCTGAGAGCAATGGGGATCAGGCATCTTCCGAACAGCAGTGTTGGGGGATCAGGGTGGGGTGAGTACAGGTGTTTTGTTTGACAGCATCTAGGAGCATGTCTAAAATAATTTATTCTCCAACAAtacaggtttagaaaaacatggccgctttcttccagaaacagcgacaCACTTGTtatcaggatgtgtgtggtattaaaactcGGCTTCAATCACttaaatggaacagagctgcaatgcCACACACAAACTAAGAACAAGACTTCACAGTAGATTATATAGGAGGTCGGGGTATACTGGACACCATGTGGATCTTCTTAATGATACAGACATTGAGGGTCCTAAGTAAGCGATTGACTTTAGCACATTTCCCCTGTTAGGGGTATATACCTTTAaataaaggggttagccaggcatacaaaaacatggccgctcttTTCCAAGAATAGCATCACTCCTGTCCTGTTTGGGTGTGggtgttttgcagctcagttccattgaagtgaattgagctgaactgtaataccactcacaactttaggacaggggtggtgctgtttttacaagttGCTGTGTCTTtcttaatcctggataatccctttcatTGAGGCATTATTCTGTATTGTATCTTACAGGTGGTGAAGGCCAGAGTGAAGGACTTGATGATCCCAAGATATAAAATCATTGTTCTCATCTACATAGGACAGCTGAATGATCAGAGCATGCGGGTGGGAAGCCGGTGTATCTGGGACCCTGCGTACGACACCTTCTCCTCCTACACCTTCAagaacagctccctgtgtgccctgGCCAATGTCTATGCTGTGTATTATGAGTAGGTCGCACAAAGGATAAGCTATAAGTGATAGGCAGCTTGTGGCTGTGTATGTGGAACTGCAAACCCCAGCTGGCTGTACACATTAGATGAGTATTCCCTAACCTGTGgctcgccagctgttgcaaagactacatctcccagcatgcccaaacaGCCAATAGCTGATTATTTTTTGAGGGACCGGCTCACAATCTAATATGTTCTGCGCCAGATTGCCCCTGGTATGGGAGAGAAGGAGCGGCCATGTTGGATTGTAACT
The nucleotide sequence above comes from Dendropsophus ebraccatus isolate aDenEbr1 chromosome 8, aDenEbr1.pat, whole genome shotgun sequence. Encoded proteins:
- the DYNLT5 gene encoding dynein light chain Tctex-type 5 is translated as MSDAAKDKAARLLKKRGSISSLSSHEVRPRENLNKPRESRDSMSTVSYIDEPGHHDDVTRPAVQMENTYQLGPARRFPVATVNNILKDVLTSYLQEEKYEAELCRQMTKTISEVVKARVKDLMIPRYKIIVLIYIGQLNDQSMRVGSRCIWDPAYDTFSSYTFKNSSLCALANVYAVYYE